One window of Gemmatimonas sp. UBA7669 genomic DNA carries:
- a CDS encoding prohibitin family protein — MATSVDATIEGLRSAMRNSMSGSGRGGGVSGGGGGGGVFRRLGLGIVGLVALLLLLRPTVAYIEPGHVGIVINRAGGGVSPQPLGPGFHLRNPLFTQIQEYPTFMQTLVLTRDITSGSGRNDEINVNSVEGQPLSLDVSMSFELDGAKVPALYQTFRTDVQTIAQGFIKQAIRQSLQEVVGQEEIAAILGPKKAEVVTQTQVQLQKRLDPYGISVKQFTLNEFRAPQAVMDAISLKNVMQQQALTAQNELQKNTFQAQGDSIKAAGRAKAILTEAEAQAKANELLSRSITGNLVQYEMAKRWNGQMPQVTGGGLPMLQLPGSSKTP; from the coding sequence ATGGCCACATCGGTTGATGCCACCATCGAGGGGCTGCGCAGTGCCATGCGCAACTCCATGAGTGGCAGCGGGCGCGGCGGCGGCGTGAGTGGTGGGGGCGGCGGCGGTGGCGTATTCCGGCGCCTGGGGCTCGGTATTGTCGGCCTCGTGGCTCTGCTCCTGCTGCTGCGGCCCACCGTGGCCTACATCGAACCCGGGCACGTGGGCATCGTCATCAACCGCGCGGGCGGCGGTGTGTCTCCGCAGCCTCTCGGTCCGGGCTTCCACCTGCGCAATCCGCTGTTCACGCAGATTCAGGAGTATCCCACGTTCATGCAAACGCTCGTGCTCACCCGTGACATCACGTCGGGCAGCGGGCGCAACGACGAAATCAACGTGAACTCGGTGGAAGGCCAGCCGCTGTCACTCGACGTGTCGATGTCGTTCGAGCTGGATGGTGCCAAGGTGCCGGCGCTGTATCAGACGTTCCGCACGGATGTGCAGACGATCGCGCAGGGCTTCATCAAGCAGGCCATCCGTCAGTCGCTGCAGGAAGTGGTGGGGCAGGAGGAGATCGCGGCCATTCTCGGTCCCAAAAAGGCCGAGGTGGTGACGCAGACACAGGTGCAGCTGCAGAAGCGACTCGATCCCTACGGCATCAGCGTGAAGCAGTTCACGCTGAACGAATTCCGCGCGCCGCAGGCGGTCATGGACGCGATCTCGCTCAAGAACGTCATGCAGCAGCAGGCGCTCACGGCGCAGAACGAGCTGCAGAAGAACACCTTCCAGGCGCAGGGCGACAGCATCAAGGCGGCGGGTCGGGCCAAGGCCATTCTCACGGAGGCCGAGGCGCAGGCCAAGGCCAACGAACTGCTCTCGCGCAGCATCACCGGCAACCTGGTGCAGTACGAAATGGCGAAGCGCTGGAACGGCCAGATGCCGCAGGTCACTGGCGGTGGCTTGCCCATGCTGCAGTTGCCCGGCAGCAGCAAGACGCCCTAA
- a CDS encoding dihydrodipicolinate synthase family protein, which produces MGVSDATPAFSMRGALQSGLVIPAHPLALTPSRTMDEAHQRALTRYYVAAGAGGIAVGVHTTGFPIHDDKIGLYRPVLELAAETATAALASSPRPFVRVAGLLGDTAQALREAQVALALGYHCGLLSLGAWRDATDVQILAHCRRVAEAIPLFGFYLQPAVGGRRLSYTFWREFAEIPQVVAIKVAPFDRYATLDVVRALADAGRDDIALYTGNDDAIVSDLVTDVPVTSGGRAYTRHFVGGLLGQWAVWTHRAVSMLREMQDWRASGATSVPRAWLTRGAALTMANAVIFDAAHGYTGCLPGILEVLRLQGLVRGCWTFDTHERLSPGQAEAIARLSAQYPELVDDAFVAEHRDAWLA; this is translated from the coding sequence ATGGGCGTTTCTGACGCAACACCCGCGTTCTCCATGCGCGGGGCGCTGCAGTCGGGGCTTGTCATTCCCGCACACCCGTTGGCGCTCACGCCCTCGCGCACCATGGACGAAGCGCACCAGCGCGCACTCACGCGCTACTACGTGGCTGCGGGTGCGGGTGGCATAGCGGTGGGTGTGCACACCACCGGCTTTCCCATCCACGACGACAAGATCGGCCTGTATCGGCCGGTGCTCGAACTCGCGGCGGAGACCGCGACGGCGGCCCTGGCTTCGTCACCGCGGCCCTTCGTGCGTGTGGCCGGACTCCTTGGTGACACGGCCCAGGCGCTGCGTGAAGCCCAGGTGGCGCTCGCACTCGGCTATCACTGCGGGCTGCTCTCGCTCGGTGCGTGGCGTGACGCCACGGACGTGCAGATTCTTGCGCACTGCCGGCGGGTGGCCGAGGCCATCCCGCTGTTTGGTTTCTACCTGCAGCCTGCGGTTGGCGGACGCCGACTTTCCTACACGTTCTGGAGGGAGTTCGCGGAGATTCCGCAGGTGGTGGCCATCAAGGTTGCGCCGTTCGACCGCTACGCCACACTCGATGTGGTGCGTGCGCTCGCCGACGCGGGCCGCGACGACATTGCACTGTACACGGGCAACGACGACGCGATCGTGTCCGACCTGGTGACTGATGTGCCAGTCACGAGCGGGGGACGCGCGTATACGCGGCACTTTGTAGGCGGTCTGCTTGGGCAGTGGGCCGTGTGGACGCATCGCGCGGTATCCATGCTGCGCGAGATGCAGGACTGGCGCGCGTCTGGCGCCACATCCGTCCCGCGCGCGTGGCTCACGCGCGGCGCCGCGCTGACCATGGCCAACGCCGTGATCTTCGACGCGGCGCATGGATACACCGGCTGTCTGCCGGGCATCCTCGAGGTGCTGCGTTTGCAGGGTCTGGTGCGTGGCTGCTGGACGTTTGACACACACGAACGCTTGTCACCAGGGCAGGCCGAGGCCATTGCGCGGTTGTCTGCGCAGTATCCGGAACTGGTGGATGATGCGTTTGTGGCCGAGCACCGGGATGCGTGGTTGGCCTGA
- a CDS encoding sulfite oxidase heme-binding subunit YedZ translates to MLRPALWAVVLFPLPWMVGRLLLDQLGADPIDKLERESGAWALRFLIASLAVTPLMRLTGWGWLVAQRRFLGLAAFFWTAAHLSVYTVLDWFFDWGEIIKDITEHLYITLGMGAFTLMIPLALTSTKASIRRLGGSRWNKLHALVYVSVILACFHFAWAVKKDLTQPILYGALAGGLLLFRVFWRTRTREGRRTSALVQSPKEG, encoded by the coding sequence GTGCTGCGTCCCGCCCTCTGGGCTGTCGTGCTGTTCCCGCTCCCCTGGATGGTGGGGCGGCTCCTGCTCGACCAATTGGGCGCTGACCCCATCGACAAGCTGGAGCGGGAGTCCGGAGCCTGGGCGCTGCGCTTCCTCATCGCCAGTCTCGCTGTCACGCCCCTCATGCGCCTCACCGGCTGGGGCTGGCTCGTAGCCCAGCGACGGTTTCTCGGGCTCGCCGCCTTCTTCTGGACGGCCGCGCACTTGTCGGTGTACACGGTCCTCGACTGGTTCTTCGACTGGGGCGAGATCATCAAGGACATTACCGAGCACCTCTACATCACCCTCGGCATGGGCGCCTTCACGCTCATGATTCCCCTGGCGCTCACGTCCACAAAGGCGAGTATTCGGCGCCTGGGTGGGTCAAGATGGAACAAGCTTCATGCATTGGTATACGTTTCGGTCATATTGGCCTGTTTTCATTTTGCATGGGCAGTAAAGAAGGATCTGACGCAGCCGATCCTCTATGGAGCACTTGCTGGCGGCCTGCTGCTGTTCCGCGTCTTCTGGCGGACCAGAACGCGTGAAGGCCGGCGGACGAGTGCCCTGGTTCAGTCCCCGAAGGAGGGGTAA
- a CDS encoding ABC transporter permease translates to MTGRVDSGLLARVRRWTLWPMLWKEFLQLRRDRLTFALMTGLPAIQLMLFGYAIQTDVRRLPTVVVDASRTGESRALIQVLENTDNFRVVASVSGREEARRWIERGAARVALIIPPEYQRDIRRGQTGRAQLLIDAADPQSSGAAIAGAQLAAQARSAQLLAERVALRAPVEIRVRPWYNPAQKSATFIVPGIVGILLTITMTLITSTAIVRERERGTLEQLIVTPIGKTSLMLGKLVPFVLVGYVQMSVVLLLGVLVFDVPVRGNLLLLYAIALVFIVASLGVGLLISTFARSQAQAMQLSFFFMLPNILLSGYIFPRAAMPEPAQFVGLALPLTYFLDVLRGVLLKGVGLRDLLPQLGALAALGAVLLTGSVRRFSKTLD, encoded by the coding sequence ATGACGGGCCGCGTGGACTCCGGTTTGCTGGCGCGCGTCCGTCGCTGGACCCTGTGGCCCATGCTCTGGAAGGAGTTTTTGCAGCTCCGTCGCGACCGGCTCACGTTTGCACTGATGACGGGGTTGCCGGCCATTCAGCTCATGCTCTTTGGCTACGCCATTCAAACGGACGTGCGCCGACTGCCCACGGTGGTGGTGGATGCCTCACGCACGGGCGAGAGCCGCGCGCTCATTCAGGTGTTGGAGAATACCGACAACTTTCGGGTGGTGGCGTCGGTATCGGGGCGCGAGGAGGCGCGGCGCTGGATTGAGCGTGGGGCCGCGCGCGTGGCACTGATCATTCCGCCGGAGTACCAGCGCGACATTCGTCGTGGACAGACGGGCCGGGCACAACTGCTCATCGATGCGGCCGATCCGCAGTCGAGTGGCGCAGCCATTGCCGGTGCGCAGCTTGCGGCGCAGGCACGCAGCGCGCAGCTGCTGGCAGAGCGTGTGGCCCTGCGCGCACCAGTGGAGATCCGCGTGCGGCCGTGGTACAACCCGGCGCAGAAGAGCGCCACGTTCATCGTGCCAGGCATCGTGGGCATTCTGCTCACCATCACCATGACACTCATCACCAGCACGGCCATCGTGCGCGAACGCGAGCGCGGCACGCTGGAGCAGCTCATCGTCACGCCCATTGGCAAGACCAGTCTCATGCTGGGCAAGCTCGTGCCCTTCGTGCTGGTGGGCTACGTGCAGATGTCCGTGGTGCTGTTGCTGGGCGTGCTGGTGTTTGACGTGCCCGTGCGTGGCAATCTGCTGCTCCTCTACGCCATTGCGCTGGTGTTCATCGTCGCCTCGCTTGGCGTTGGGCTGCTTATCAGCACCTTTGCGCGAAGTCAGGCGCAGGCCATGCAGCTCAGCTTCTTCTTCATGCTGCCCAACATTCTCCTGTCGGGCTACATCTTCCCGCGCGCGGCCATGCCCGAGCCGGCACAGTTTGTGGGGCTGGCGCTGCCGCTGACCTATTTCCTGGATGTGCTGCGGGGCGTGCTGCTCAAGGGCGTTGGGCTGCGTGACCTGCTGCCGCAGCTCGGGGCCCTCGCGGCGCTGGGGGCGGTGCTGCTTACGGGGAGCGTGCGAAGGTTCTCGAAGACGCTGGACTGA
- a CDS encoding lysophospholipid acyltransferase family protein, which translates to MIGTLLNWWAWTETVLCVIVGTPIVALVYAFTAPFDKGRYAAGRAFRLVAVCATRINGLWSFRVRGRLADPRRPYVVVANHESYADVFLISFFPWEMKWLSKDTMFKIPCMGWMMQMAGDIKLVRGDRDSTLNAIAQCRDRLAKRVSVMIFPEGTRSRTQEMLPFKDGAFRLAIEAQAPVLPIAVAGTRNAMAKGTFKFLRARAMAQVLEPIDTTGMTLNDIPTLKAKTRERIEAGRRALAAELGIHMAPREAAEPAGV; encoded by the coding sequence ATGATTGGCACGCTGCTCAACTGGTGGGCGTGGACGGAGACGGTGCTGTGTGTCATCGTCGGGACGCCAATCGTGGCCCTCGTGTACGCGTTCACCGCACCCTTCGACAAGGGGCGGTACGCGGCGGGTCGCGCCTTCCGGTTGGTAGCGGTGTGTGCCACGCGCATCAACGGGCTCTGGTCCTTTCGTGTGCGTGGTCGCCTCGCCGACCCACGTCGCCCCTACGTGGTGGTGGCCAACCACGAGTCCTACGCCGATGTCTTCCTCATCAGCTTCTTTCCCTGGGAAATGAAGTGGCTGAGCAAGGACACGATGTTCAAGATTCCGTGCATGGGCTGGATGATGCAGATGGCCGGCGACATCAAGCTCGTGCGCGGTGACCGGGACAGCACACTCAACGCCATTGCGCAGTGCCGTGATCGCCTGGCCAAGCGGGTGAGTGTCATGATCTTCCCCGAGGGTACGCGCTCGCGCACACAGGAGATGCTGCCCTTCAAGGACGGTGCCTTCCGTCTGGCCATCGAGGCCCAGGCCCCGGTGCTGCCCATTGCAGTGGCCGGCACGCGCAACGCGATGGCCAAGGGCACGTTCAAGTTTCTGCGCGCGCGCGCCATGGCGCAGGTGCTCGAACCCATCGACACCACCGGCATGACCCTGAACGACATCCCGACACTCAAGGCCAAGACGCGTGAGCGCATCGAAGCGGGGCGGCGTGCGCTGGCGGCGGAGTTGGGCATCCACATGGCACCGCGGGAAGCCGCCGAACCGGCCGGCGTGTAG
- a CDS encoding NAD-dependent epimerase/dehydratase family protein, giving the protein MAHDQVPATEEALDERLSRPDQETIDALTALDGDVIVLGAGGKMGPTVARMARRALGISARRVMAVSRFSDTGAAEALAASGVEVLRADLADPEQVAALPYAANVLWMAGQKFGTTGDPVGTWTHNVVASVHAAERYAGARIVCFSTGNVYGRSAVSRGGSQEGDGLVPDGEYAASTIGRERVFESVTRRTGSPLLLYRLFYACDLRYGVVTEIARKVLHGEPVDLSTGWVNVIWQGDANRLALRGLAVASAPATALNVTGPMVRVREIAERCALYAGVSPRFAGREGDEALVANVHRLGDELPYTALPLETLCAWAVDWMRSNGRLLNKPTKFEVRDGRF; this is encoded by the coding sequence ATGGCGCACGATCAGGTCCCGGCCACCGAGGAGGCGCTCGACGAGCGCCTTTCGCGTCCCGATCAGGAAACGATTGACGCACTCACCGCGCTCGACGGCGATGTCATCGTGCTGGGCGCTGGCGGCAAAATGGGCCCCACCGTCGCGCGCATGGCGCGTCGTGCGCTGGGCATCAGCGCGCGGCGGGTGATGGCCGTTTCGCGCTTCAGTGACACCGGCGCAGCGGAGGCCCTCGCGGCATCAGGCGTCGAGGTACTGCGTGCGGATCTTGCCGACCCAGAGCAGGTGGCAGCGCTGCCCTACGCCGCGAATGTGTTGTGGATGGCAGGACAGAAGTTCGGCACCACCGGTGACCCGGTTGGCACCTGGACGCACAACGTGGTGGCGAGCGTCCATGCCGCCGAGCGCTATGCCGGTGCGCGTATCGTGTGCTTCTCCACGGGCAACGTGTATGGACGAAGCGCCGTGTCACGCGGTGGCTCGCAGGAGGGTGATGGTCTGGTGCCCGATGGCGAGTATGCCGCCAGCACCATAGGCCGCGAACGGGTGTTCGAGAGCGTGACGCGGCGAACGGGTTCCCCACTGCTCCTGTATCGGTTGTTCTATGCCTGTGACCTGCGCTACGGCGTGGTCACCGAAATCGCGCGCAAGGTGCTGCACGGCGAGCCGGTGGACCTCAGCACGGGTTGGGTGAACGTGATCTGGCAGGGTGATGCCAACCGCCTGGCGTTGCGCGGGCTGGCTGTGGCCAGTGCGCCGGCCACGGCACTCAATGTCACCGGGCCCATGGTGCGCGTGCGTGAGATCGCCGAACGCTGCGCGCTGTACGCGGGTGTGTCGCCACGATTTGCCGGACGCGAAGGCGATGAGGCCTTGGTGGCCAACGTGCATCGTCTGGGCGACGAACTGCCGTACACCGCCCTGCCGTTGGAAACCCTGTGCGCCTGGGCGGTGGACTGGATGCGCAGCAATGGGCGTCTGCTGAACAAGCCGACAAAGTTCGAGGTGCGCGATGGGCGTTTCTGA
- a CDS encoding HlyD family secretion protein, whose protein sequence is MPRTPLPKLRRCWIPLMLASALGACQSAQDDGTVVGTLEQVEVDVGPLQPARALRVLVDEGDAVTIGDTLVVFSTPTLAATGEQLEARAVAAARAAEELARGARPAEIGRARAEAEAATAEAERAAADLARLEPLAARGDISRQQLGAARAAVQVSASRRDAAREALRLVEEGARRERREAAVAEAQSARAAVEAWRATAGDLVLRAPVDGVVTSRHVEPGEVLGAGQSAISVGQPSRPWARVYVSSAVLSRLKIGDSVTAWLDGDSARFVGRVVSVSSRAEFTPRVALTEQERADLLFGVKIEFAAPVASNGATLRAGLPITVRLPAAAAP, encoded by the coding sequence GTGCCCCGCACTCCCCTGCCCAAACTCCGTCGCTGCTGGATTCCGCTCATGCTGGCCTCGGCGCTCGGCGCCTGCCAGTCCGCGCAAGACGACGGCACAGTGGTCGGTACGCTGGAACAGGTGGAAGTGGATGTGGGACCGCTGCAGCCGGCCCGTGCCCTGCGCGTGCTCGTGGACGAAGGCGACGCGGTGACGATTGGCGACACGTTGGTGGTCTTCAGTACCCCCACCTTGGCGGCCACGGGTGAGCAGCTCGAGGCGCGGGCCGTGGCTGCCGCACGTGCGGCCGAGGAACTCGCTCGCGGCGCACGGCCGGCGGAAATCGGGCGGGCCCGGGCCGAGGCCGAGGCGGCGACCGCCGAGGCGGAGCGGGCGGCCGCCGACCTGGCGCGTCTGGAGCCCTTGGCGGCGCGTGGCGACATCAGCCGGCAGCAGTTGGGGGCAGCCCGCGCCGCGGTGCAGGTGTCGGCCTCGCGCCGCGATGCAGCGCGCGAGGCGTTGCGGCTGGTGGAGGAGGGAGCCCGGCGAGAGCGGCGCGAGGCCGCCGTAGCGGAAGCGCAGAGTGCGCGTGCGGCCGTAGAGGCCTGGCGGGCCACGGCTGGTGATCTCGTGTTGCGCGCACCGGTCGATGGTGTGGTGACCAGTCGGCACGTCGAACCTGGCGAGGTGCTCGGCGCAGGGCAAAGCGCAATTTCGGTTGGGCAGCCTTCGCGGCCCTGGGCGCGGGTCTATGTGTCGTCGGCCGTGCTGTCCCGTCTCAAGATCGGCGATTCGGTGACCGCCTGGCTGGACGGCGACAGTGCCCGCTTTGTGGGGCGCGTGGTGTCCGTGAGTTCGCGTGCGGAATTCACGCCGCGTGTGGCGCTTACCGAACAGGAGCGCGCCGATCTGCTGTTCGGTGTGAAGATCGAGTTCGCGGCACCTGTCGCGTCCAATGGCGCGACGCTGCGGGCTGGGCTGCCCATCACGGTGCGATTGCCGGCAGCGGCCGCGCCGTGA
- the msrP gene encoding protein-methionine-sulfoxide reductase catalytic subunit MsrP, with the protein MLIRRPDDIPSSEITPEGLYQNRRAFIGTAGTLALGALVAPANMGAAERQKDDITPEKDATTYNNFYEFGTSKEDPAENAKDFRATPWTVNVEGLVKNPRPYDINELLGRLTVYDRTYRMRCVEAWSMVIPWQGIQLRDIINRLEPLPSAKFVEFTTLFDPRRMPGQRSAVLPWPYKEGLRMDEAMHPLTLFATGMYGKPLPNQNGAPLRLVVPWKYGFKGIKSIVKIRFTEAMPNTTWSDANPREYGFYANVNPAVDHPRWSQAKERRIGEFLKRNTLPFNGYADQVASLYAGMDLRKFY; encoded by the coding sequence ATGCTCATTCGCCGACCCGACGACATCCCGTCCTCCGAAATTACTCCGGAAGGCCTGTACCAGAACCGCCGCGCCTTCATTGGCACGGCCGGAACCCTGGCACTTGGCGCCCTCGTCGCACCGGCCAATATGGGAGCAGCAGAGCGACAGAAAGACGACATTACGCCCGAAAAAGACGCCACGACGTACAACAACTTCTACGAGTTCGGCACCAGCAAGGAAGATCCGGCCGAGAACGCCAAGGACTTCCGCGCCACGCCCTGGACGGTGAATGTCGAAGGCCTCGTCAAGAATCCGCGGCCCTACGACATCAACGAGCTGCTGGGCCGACTGACCGTCTACGACCGCACCTACCGCATGCGCTGCGTCGAGGCCTGGTCGATGGTCATTCCGTGGCAGGGTATTCAGCTCCGCGACATCATCAACCGTCTTGAGCCCCTGCCCAGCGCCAAGTTCGTGGAGTTCACCACGCTGTTCGACCCGCGCCGCATGCCCGGCCAGCGGTCCGCGGTGCTGCCCTGGCCCTACAAGGAGGGCCTGCGCATGGATGAAGCCATGCATCCGCTCACGCTCTTTGCCACGGGCATGTACGGCAAGCCGCTGCCCAACCAGAACGGTGCCCCACTGCGTCTGGTGGTGCCCTGGAAGTACGGCTTCAAGGGCATCAAGAGCATCGTCAAGATCCGCTTCACGGAAGCCATGCCCAACACCACCTGGTCGGACGCGAATCCGCGGGAGTATGGGTTCTACGCCAACGTGAACCCCGCGGTCGATCACCCGCGCTGGAGCCAGGCCAAGGAACGCCGCATCGGCGAGTTCCTGAAGCGCAACACACTGCCGTTCAACGGCTACGCCGACCAGGTCGCGTCGCTCTACGCCGGCATGGACCTGCGCAAGTTCTATTGA
- a CDS encoding CDGSH iron-sulfur domain-containing protein: MPITITVRKNGSLGINAEDAAQIVLLDHEGKVIPPRAEGRPMSLCRCGASKVKPFCDGSHKELGFIDPADPMDNPDLPQG, translated from the coding sequence ATGCCCATCACCATTACGGTCCGCAAGAACGGTTCGCTTGGCATCAACGCCGAAGACGCAGCACAGATCGTGTTGCTCGACCACGAGGGCAAGGTCATTCCGCCCCGTGCCGAAGGCCGCCCGATGTCGCTCTGCCGCTGCGGCGCGTCCAAGGTGAAGCCGTTCTGCGATGGGTCGCACAAGGAGCTGGGCTTCATCGATCCGGCCGACCCCATGGACAACCCGGACCTTCCACAGGGCTGA
- a CDS encoding SufE family protein, with protein sequence MSDSSTIDGGSMPPALAKTLRQFRLLSRDDKMQALLAWSRKLEPLPERFAALDREAFTVHECQTRVDIFPEHQDDGTLHFYADVNARQSPTVAAILAIVFAAVNDQPPSVTQSLPTDIVRQLMNDIGLGAREAGLNAMIQRLKRFAA encoded by the coding sequence ATGTCCGATTCCAGCACGATCGACGGTGGCAGCATGCCGCCGGCCCTCGCCAAGACCCTGCGTCAGTTTCGTCTGCTCAGCCGGGACGACAAGATGCAGGCGCTGCTGGCCTGGTCACGCAAGCTCGAGCCCTTGCCGGAGCGGTTCGCGGCGCTGGACCGCGAAGCCTTCACGGTGCACGAGTGTCAGACGCGTGTGGACATCTTTCCTGAACATCAGGACGACGGCACCCTGCACTTCTATGCCGACGTCAACGCTCGACAGTCGCCAACCGTGGCCGCCATTCTGGCCATCGTGTTTGCGGCCGTCAACGACCAGCCGCCATCGGTCACGCAGTCACTGCCCACGGATATTGTGCGGCAACTCATGAACGACATTGGGTTGGGTGCCCGCGAAGCGGGTCTCAACGCCATGATCCAGCGACTCAAGCGCTTCGCCGCCTGA
- a CDS encoding ABC transporter ATP-binding protein codes for MSAAAAGPVVRTHALHKQFGALIAVHGLDLEIPRGQVFGLLGPNGSGKTTTIRMLCGLVLPTSGSATVAGFDISTQSEQVRRRIGYMSQRYGLYDELTVQENLRFYASVYGLVGRARDQRLAEHIARLGLGARLKQRAGTLSGGWKQRLALACATAHHPDLVFLDEPTAGVDPAARRTFWDTIYELAGSGTTVLVTTHYMDEAERCQRLAFLSRGHLIGVGTPAEIVQQFGARSVEDVFVMLQQRDEQEVKA; via the coding sequence GTGAGTGCAGCCGCCGCGGGACCGGTTGTACGCACACACGCCCTGCACAAACAGTTTGGGGCATTGATCGCGGTGCATGGGCTCGATCTCGAAATTCCGCGCGGCCAGGTGTTCGGTCTGCTGGGGCCAAACGGCTCCGGAAAGACGACCACCATTCGCATGCTCTGCGGATTGGTTCTGCCAACGAGTGGCTCGGCCACCGTGGCGGGATTTGACATCAGCACACAGTCCGAGCAGGTCAGGCGACGCATTGGCTACATGTCGCAGCGCTATGGGCTGTATGACGAACTCACGGTGCAGGAGAACCTGCGCTTCTATGCCTCGGTGTACGGGCTGGTGGGACGCGCACGCGATCAGCGTTTGGCGGAGCACATCGCGCGCTTGGGACTCGGGGCGCGGCTCAAGCAGCGTGCCGGCACGCTGAGCGGTGGATGGAAGCAGCGTCTCGCGTTGGCCTGCGCCACGGCGCATCACCCCGACCTCGTGTTTCTCGACGAACCCACGGCCGGTGTGGACCCGGCAGCGCGTCGCACGTTCTGGGACACGATCTACGAGTTGGCGGGCAGCGGCACCACGGTGCTGGTGACGACACACTACATGGACGAAGCCGAGCGCTGCCAGCGGCTGGCCTTCCTGTCGCGTGGTCATCTGATTGGCGTGGGCACGCCGGCGGAAATTGTGCAGCAGTTTGGCGCACGCAGTGTGGAGGACGTGTTTGTCATGCTGCAGCAGCGTGACGAGCAGGAGGTGAAGGCATGA